A genomic region of Methylobacterium durans contains the following coding sequences:
- a CDS encoding lipopolysaccharide biosynthesis protein, giving the protein MRSPSSSRWRSPTGSRRCRPCGRSGRSCAGRASAVEARRLFSYGWPLVLSFGLAALAQTIDRIIVGRSVGPEELGAYGAIADFLRQGFVVFGESIALALVSIAKREVRAGALGAAEAVLADAARALALVGAFGAVFVLAYDDVLVAVLLGPGYRAQALALAPILLAASILLMVRAYYFGQVIYFTRTSHLDAVASAALLATVGGLSWLLIPRLGALGAALAFAAGQAIACLVFVVGGRRGPETFRMPVPAGDIGGILALALLAWAAILGIGLLPGGQGAPARLAGLAILAAGFLAAAWRFNVVGLADLVARRRAAR; this is encoded by the coding sequence ATCCGCTCGCCCTCGTCCTCGCGGTGGCGCTCGCCAACGGGCTCGCGGCGCTGCCGGCCCTGCGGGCGATCGGGCCGCTCCTGCGCGGGCCGGGCGAGCGCCGTCGAGGCGCGCCGCCTGTTCTCCTACGGCTGGCCCCTCGTCCTGTCCTTCGGGCTCGCGGCGCTCGCCCAGACCATCGACCGGATCATCGTCGGCCGCAGCGTCGGCCCGGAGGAGCTCGGCGCCTACGGCGCCATCGCCGACTTCCTGCGCCAGGGCTTCGTCGTGTTCGGCGAGAGCATCGCGCTGGCGCTGGTCTCGATCGCCAAGCGCGAGGTACGGGCGGGCGCGCTCGGCGCGGCCGAGGCGGTGCTCGCGGACGCCGCCCGCGCCCTGGCGCTCGTCGGCGCCTTCGGCGCCGTGTTCGTGCTCGCCTACGACGACGTCCTCGTCGCGGTGCTGCTCGGGCCCGGCTACCGGGCGCAGGCGCTGGCGCTGGCGCCGATCCTGCTCGCGGCGAGCATCCTCCTGATGGTGCGCGCCTATTATTTCGGGCAGGTCATCTACTTCACCCGCACGAGCCACCTCGACGCCGTCGCCTCGGCCGCGCTGCTCGCCACCGTCGGGGGCCTCTCCTGGCTGCTGATCCCGCGCCTCGGCGCGCTCGGCGCGGCCCTCGCCTTCGCGGCGGGCCAGGCCATCGCCTGCCTCGTCTTCGTGGTCGGCGGGCGGCGCGGGCCCGAGACCTTCCGCATGCCGGTGCCGGCGGGCGACATCGGCGGCATCCTCGCCCTCGCCCTCCTCGCCTGGGCCGCGATCCTCGGGATCGGCCTCCTGCCCGGCGGGCAGGGCGCCCCGGCGCGGCTCGCCGGCCTCGCGATCCTGGCCGCGGGCTTCCTCGCCGCCGCGTGGCGCTTCAACGTCGTCGGCCTCGCCGATCTCGTGGCCCGCCGCCGGGCCGCCCGATGA
- a CDS encoding DEAD/DEAH box helicase, protein MTQFTDFGLAQPVLRALDEAGYQSPTPIQAQAIPPAMQGRDLCGIAQTGTGKTAAFALPILHRLSLSDRRAPRRGCRVLVLSPTRELANQIAESFSDYGRHLPYTNTVVFGGVTISRQERALAPGVDILVATPGRLIDLVDRRSLTLEGVEILVLDEADQMLDLGFIHALKRIVRMLPGKRQSLFFSATMPKNIAGLAEQYLTDPVQVAVTPVATTAERVEQQVIFAHTGAKQALLAHILRDPKIDRVLVFTRTKHGADRVVRGLDKAGIAGAAIHGNKSQPQRERALAAFRDGSCRVLVATDIAARGIDVEGVSHVVNFDLPNVPESYVHRIGRTARAGADGLAISFCNDEEKAYLRDIERLTRQKVPVAGFPEGFVPPTRQEAAEIAASEERRPDQRGPRPGQRQGQRPQGQQRPQGQRPQAQRGDHRPGGRPAFGGRPQEGRNPDARNERRGEHRPSQGRPEHQARPERGPEGRPQRPGNRPRNGGGGGEGRAIGWLERAPRS, encoded by the coding sequence TTGACCCAGTTCACCGATTTCGGCCTCGCCCAGCCCGTGCTGCGGGCGCTCGATGAGGCCGGCTACCAATCCCCCACGCCGATCCAGGCGCAGGCGATTCCGCCTGCCATGCAGGGCCGCGACCTCTGCGGCATCGCGCAGACCGGCACCGGCAAGACGGCGGCCTTCGCCCTGCCGATCCTGCACCGCCTCTCCCTCTCGGACCGCCGCGCCCCGCGCCGCGGCTGCCGGGTGCTGGTGCTCTCGCCGACCCGCGAGCTCGCCAACCAGATCGCCGAATCCTTCTCCGATTACGGTCGCCACCTGCCCTACACGAACACGGTGGTGTTCGGCGGCGTCACCATCAGCCGCCAGGAGCGGGCGCTGGCGCCGGGCGTCGACATCCTCGTCGCCACGCCGGGCCGCCTGATCGACCTCGTCGACCGGCGCTCGCTGACGCTGGAGGGCGTCGAGATCCTCGTCCTCGACGAGGCCGACCAGATGCTCGACCTCGGCTTCATCCACGCCCTGAAGCGGATCGTGCGGATGCTGCCGGGCAAGCGCCAGAGCCTGTTCTTCTCGGCCACCATGCCGAAGAACATCGCGGGCCTCGCCGAGCAGTACCTGACCGACCCGGTCCAGGTCGCGGTGACGCCCGTCGCCACCACCGCCGAGCGCGTCGAGCAGCAGGTCATCTTCGCCCATACGGGCGCCAAGCAGGCGCTGCTCGCCCACATCCTGCGCGACCCGAAGATCGACCGGGTGCTCGTCTTCACGCGCACCAAGCACGGGGCCGACCGCGTCGTGCGCGGCCTCGACAAGGCCGGCATCGCGGGCGCGGCGATCCACGGCAACAAGTCCCAGCCCCAGCGCGAGCGGGCGCTCGCCGCCTTCCGCGACGGCTCCTGCCGGGTGCTGGTGGCCACCGACATCGCCGCCCGCGGCATCGACGTCGAGGGCGTCAGCCACGTCGTCAATTTCGACCTGCCGAACGTGCCGGAGAGCTACGTCCACCGCATCGGCCGCACGGCGCGCGCCGGGGCCGACGGCCTCGCCATCTCCTTCTGCAACGACGAGGAGAAGGCGTATCTGCGCGACATCGAGCGCCTGACCCGCCAGAAGGTGCCGGTCGCGGGCTTCCCCGAGGGCTTCGTGCCCCCGACCCGCCAGGAGGCCGCCGAGATCGCCGCCTCCGAGGAGCGCCGTCCCGACCAGCGCGGTCCCCGGCCCGGCCAGCGCCAGGGCCAGCGTCCGCAGGGGCAGCAGCGGCCCCAGGGCCAGCGCCCGCAAGCCCAGCGGGGCGACCATCGCCCGGGCGGGCGCCCCGCCTTCGGCGGCCGGCCGCAGGAGGGCCGGAATCCGGACGCCCGCAACGAGCGCCGCGGCGAGCACCGGCCGAGCCAGGGCCGTCCGGAGCATCAGGCCCGGCCCGAGCGCGGCCCGGAGGGCCGTCCGCAGCGCCCCGGCAACCGGCCCCGCAACGGGGGCGGCGGCGGCGAGGGCCGCGCGATCGGCTGGCTGGAGCGCGCGCCTCGCTCCTGA
- a CDS encoding YegP family protein yields the protein MRFELYRDGVGRWRWRLRVQNGNVIADSAEGYARREDCEHGIALVKTSGGAATVDMTTKIA from the coding sequence ATGCGCTTCGAACTCTACCGGGATGGCGTGGGCCGCTGGCGCTGGCGCCTGCGGGTGCAGAACGGCAACGTGATCGCGGATTCGGCGGAAGGGTACGCCCGCCGCGAGGATTGCGAGCACGGGATCGCCCTCGTGAAGACGAGCGGCGGCGCCGCGACCGTCGACATGACGACGAAGATCGCCTGA
- a CDS encoding acyl-CoA thioesterase, giving the protein MDGLTNGRKAAEPRGDLTVRTIAMPADTNANGDIFGGWVLSQMDQAGGIAGVDRAQGRVVTVALDAMTFIRPVRVGDVLCVYTRVASVGRTSMKIEVEAWARRFCTQVREKVTEATLTFVAIDEAGRPRPIPPDAPESPRATPGRQAEAAG; this is encoded by the coding sequence ATGGACGGGCTGACGAACGGGCGGAAGGCGGCGGAGCCCCGCGGCGACCTGACGGTGCGCACCATCGCGATGCCCGCCGACACCAACGCCAACGGCGACATCTTCGGGGGCTGGGTGCTCTCGCAGATGGACCAGGCGGGCGGCATCGCGGGCGTCGACCGGGCCCAGGGCCGCGTCGTCACCGTGGCGCTCGACGCGATGACCTTCATCCGCCCGGTGCGCGTCGGGGACGTGCTCTGCGTCTACACCCGGGTCGCGAGCGTCGGCCGCACCTCGATGAAGATCGAGGTCGAGGCCTGGGCGCGCCGCTTCTGCACACAGGTGCGCGAGAAGGTGACCGAGGCGACGCTGACCTTCGTCGCCATCGACGAGGCGGGCCGCCCCCGCCCGATCCCGCCCGACGCACCGGAGAGCCCCAGGGCCACACCCGGGCGCCAGGCGGAGGCCGCGGGCTGA
- the cysC gene encoding adenylyl-sulfate kinase translates to MTRHALQPRENRWACLGQKPVIAWFTGLSGAGKSSIASAVDRALTARGRATMVLDGDNLRLGLNRDLGFSAGDRAENIRRAAEAARLMAETGLITIVSLISPFRAEREAARQIAGDVPFLEIFIDTPLAVCEARDPKGLYDRARAGRIPDFTGISAPYEAPERPDLVIPTQDRAVEDSAALLIPELLRLSALERA, encoded by the coding sequence CTGACGCGGCACGCCCTTCAACCGCGTGAGAATCGCTGGGCCTGCCTCGGCCAGAAGCCCGTGATCGCGTGGTTCACCGGCCTGTCGGGGGCCGGCAAGTCGAGCATCGCGAGCGCCGTCGACCGGGCGCTGACCGCGCGGGGGCGCGCGACGATGGTGCTCGACGGGGACAATCTGCGGCTCGGCCTCAACCGCGACCTCGGCTTCAGCGCCGGCGACCGGGCCGAGAACATCCGCCGCGCCGCCGAGGCCGCGCGCCTGATGGCGGAGACGGGCCTGATCACGATCGTCTCGCTGATCTCCCCCTTCCGGGCCGAGCGCGAGGCGGCCCGCCAGATCGCGGGCGACGTCCCGTTCCTCGAGATCTTCATCGACACGCCGCTCGCGGTCTGCGAGGCGCGCGATCCGAAAGGGCTCTACGACCGGGCCCGGGCCGGCCGGATCCCCGACTTCACAGGCATCTCCGCCCCCTACGAGGCGCCGGAGCGGCCCGACCTCGTGATCCCGACGCAGGATCGCGCGGTCGAGGATTCGGCGGCCCTGCTGATCCCGGAACTCCTGCGCCTCAGCGCCCTCGAACGCGCCTGA
- a CDS encoding ATP-binding protein, protein MVSSIEMGVTLGAGQGAPEPARLDLEELLATRLLVQGNSGSGKSHLLRRLLEQSAGQVQQVVIDPEGDFVTLSEAYGHVVVDGAHAESDLQAIAARVRAHRVSVVVNLESLDMEAQMRACAAFLGGLFEAEREHWYPVLVVVDEAQIFAPAAAGDVSDEARKVSLGAMTNLMCRGRKRGLAGIVATQRLAKLAKNVAAEATNFLMGRTFLDIDMARAADLLGLDRRGAERFRDLGRGEFVALGPALSRRPLALRIGPVATGSRAGSPKLVPLPQPGEADLRALILTPAEGESAPALRERAPRPAPQPRVSPADLMRELSAYRPEPAAPAPALDAAENRAGCDAVLRGLVADPEARGQPVAVVYQDFLVRCRMRGLDGESVGLAAFRRALSVARAGLDPAEIAAEADERWAQAQGVAATMPEEVQGLFLLLARAALGGEPCPGDAALARAIGSRSPGRARRLLGYVEGRGAIVCRNDFRGNRVVALPALGCETAPGDPKAADGEPEAAPAEGWGLFAAE, encoded by the coding sequence ATGGTATCGAGCATCGAGATGGGGGTGACCCTCGGGGCGGGGCAGGGCGCTCCGGAGCCGGCGCGGCTCGACCTGGAGGAGCTTCTCGCCACCCGCCTCCTCGTCCAGGGCAATTCGGGCTCGGGCAAGTCGCACCTCCTGCGCCGGCTCCTGGAGCAGAGCGCGGGCCAGGTGCAGCAGGTGGTGATCGATCCCGAGGGCGATTTCGTCACCCTGTCCGAGGCCTACGGCCATGTGGTGGTGGACGGCGCCCACGCGGAATCCGACCTCCAGGCCATCGCCGCGCGCGTGCGCGCCCACCGGGTCTCGGTGGTCGTGAACCTCGAGAGCCTCGACATGGAGGCGCAGATGCGCGCCTGCGCCGCCTTCCTCGGCGGCCTGTTCGAGGCCGAGCGCGAGCATTGGTACCCCGTCCTCGTGGTGGTCGACGAGGCGCAGATCTTCGCCCCCGCCGCCGCCGGCGACGTCTCCGACGAGGCCCGCAAGGTCTCGCTCGGCGCGATGACGAACCTGATGTGCCGCGGGCGCAAGCGGGGCCTGGCCGGCATCGTCGCGACGCAGCGCCTCGCCAAGCTCGCCAAGAACGTCGCGGCCGAGGCCACGAACTTCCTGATGGGCCGCACCTTCCTCGACATCGACATGGCGCGGGCCGCCGACCTCCTCGGCCTCGACCGGCGCGGCGCCGAGCGCTTCCGCGATCTCGGCCGCGGCGAGTTCGTGGCCCTCGGGCCGGCGCTCAGCCGGCGCCCGCTGGCGCTGCGGATCGGCCCGGTGGCGACCGGCTCCCGCGCAGGCTCGCCCAAGCTCGTGCCGCTGCCCCAGCCCGGCGAGGCGGATCTGCGGGCCCTGATCCTCACCCCGGCCGAAGGCGAGAGCGCTCCCGCGCTCCGCGAGCGCGCCCCGCGCCCGGCGCCGCAGCCGCGGGTCAGCCCGGCCGACCTGATGCGGGAACTGAGCGCCTACCGTCCCGAGCCGGCCGCCCCGGCGCCCGCCCTCGACGCGGCCGAGAACCGGGCGGGCTGCGACGCGGTGCTGCGTGGCCTCGTCGCGGACCCGGAGGCGCGGGGCCAGCCCGTCGCGGTCGTCTACCAGGATTTCCTGGTCCGCTGCCGGATGCGCGGCCTCGACGGCGAGAGCGTCGGCCTCGCCGCCTTCCGGCGGGCCCTCAGCGTCGCCCGGGCCGGCCTCGATCCGGCGGAGATCGCGGCGGAGGCCGACGAGCGCTGGGCGCAGGCGCAAGGCGTCGCCGCGACCATGCCGGAGGAGGTCCAGGGCCTGTTCCTGCTGCTGGCCCGCGCCGCGCTCGGCGGCGAGCCCTGCCCGGGCGACGCGGCGCTCGCGCGGGCGATCGGCAGCCGCTCGCCGGGGCGGGCCCGGCGCCTGCTCGGCTACGTCGAGGGCCGCGGCGCCATCGTCTGCCGCAACGATTTCCGGGGCAATCGCGTCGTCGCCCTGCCGGCGCTCGGCTGCGAGACGGCGCCGGGCGACCCGAAGGCGGCGGACGGCGAGCCCGAGGCCGCGCCCGCCGAGGGCTGGGGGTTGTTCGCGGCCGAGTGA
- a CDS encoding P1 family peptidase produces MSRNRITDIPGLRVGHAGDPHLASGTTAILFESPAVAAVDVRGGGPGTRETDLLDPERTVAGIDALVLSGGSAFGLDAAAGVVAWLAETGRGFAIGPVRVPIVPGAVLFDLLNGGAKDWGRYPPYREFGYAAARDAAEDFALGSVGAGTGARTANLKGGLGSASARVAGTDLTVGALVAVNAFGRATVGDGPHFWAAPFERDGEFGGLGFPARVPEEALAFPARALPGANTTLALVATDAILTKAQARRLAVAAQNGLARALNPVHTPLDGDTVFAAATGRVPLADPVVDLARLGDAAAATLARAVAIGVHAAASLPGSVPTEAGAPPSYLGLPPAWRDRFGKG; encoded by the coding sequence ATGAGCCGCAACCGCATCACCGACATCCCCGGCCTGCGCGTCGGCCACGCGGGCGACCCGCATCTGGCGAGCGGCACCACCGCGATCCTGTTCGAGAGCCCGGCCGTGGCCGCCGTCGACGTGCGGGGCGGCGGGCCCGGCACCCGGGAGACCGACCTCCTCGACCCCGAACGCACGGTCGCGGGCATCGACGCCCTCGTGCTCTCCGGCGGCTCGGCCTTCGGGCTCGACGCGGCGGCGGGCGTCGTGGCCTGGCTCGCCGAGACGGGGCGGGGCTTCGCAATCGGCCCCGTGCGGGTGCCGATCGTGCCGGGCGCGGTGCTGTTCGACCTCCTCAACGGCGGCGCCAAGGATTGGGGGCGCTACCCGCCCTACCGGGAATTCGGCTACGCGGCGGCGCGCGACGCGGCCGAGGATTTCGCCCTCGGCTCGGTCGGCGCCGGCACCGGCGCGCGCACGGCGAACCTCAAGGGCGGCCTCGGCTCGGCCTCGGCGCGGGTGGCGGGGACGGATCTCACCGTGGGGGCGCTGGTCGCGGTCAACGCCTTCGGCCGGGCGACCGTGGGGGACGGCCCGCATTTCTGGGCGGCGCCCTTCGAGCGGGACGGGGAGTTCGGCGGCCTCGGCTTCCCGGCCCGGGTGCCGGAGGAGGCCCTCGCCTTCCCGGCCCGCGCCCTGCCCGGCGCCAACACCACGCTCGCCCTGGTGGCGACCGACGCGATCCTGACGAAGGCGCAGGCGCGGCGCCTCGCGGTCGCCGCCCAGAACGGCCTCGCCCGGGCCCTCAACCCCGTCCACACGCCGCTCGACGGCGACACGGTCTTCGCGGCGGCGACGGGCCGGGTGCCCCTCGCCGACCCGGTCGTCGACCTCGCCCGGCTCGGGGACGCGGCCGCCGCGACGCTCGCCCGGGCGGTGGCGATCGGCGTGCACGCGGCGGCGAGCCTGCCGGGCTCGGTACCGACCGAGGCCGGGGCACCACCCTCCTATCTCGGCCTGCCGCCGGCGTGGCGCGACCGCTTCGGGAAAGGCTGA
- a CDS encoding helix-turn-helix domain-containing protein produces the protein MATRLFDEGFAVAVLPRLDDWDRLRRDLDPLEVAVAAYGPPDRIDVRRLRERQGLTQEAFAAAFGLDLSTLRNWEQGRSEPDRASRSLLRTIATNPAAIREALARTADPTLP, from the coding sequence GTGGCGACGCGGCTCTTCGACGAGGGCTTCGCGGTCGCCGTGCTGCCGCGGCTCGACGACTGGGACCGCCTGCGCCGCGACCTGGATCCGCTGGAGGTCGCGGTCGCGGCCTACGGACCGCCGGACCGGATCGACGTCCGCCGGCTCCGCGAGCGGCAGGGCCTGACGCAGGAGGCGTTCGCCGCCGCGTTCGGCCTCGATCTGTCGACGCTCCGGAACTGGGAGCAGGGCCGCTCCGAGCCGGACCGGGCGAGCCGGTCCCTGCTGCGCACGATCGCCACGAATCCGGCCGCGATCCGGGAGGCGCTGGCGCGCACCGCGGACCCGACGCTGCCGTGA
- a CDS encoding response regulator, whose translation MSREDERPEAGIGEADYRNLAEALPQLAWMAEPDGTIVWYNRRWYDYTGTTFDEMRDWGWRTVHDPEHVAAVTERYRAAIAAGEPWEDTFPLRGRDGCYRWFLSQALPHRDARGRILRWYGTNTDVTGTRAAEAGLRRSEARFRALVEASAAVIWNTDAAGELLPPQPRWAAYTGQSEEAYRGWGWVDAVHPEDRAHAAEVWAACLESRKPYQVEYRLRRADGRWRDTEVRGVPVLNEDGSIREWVGLNVDITERKEAEAEVERARAAAEAANLAKSQFIANMSHELRTPLSAVIGYSEMLGEELEDLGQSELLPDLRKIETAARHLLSLINDVLDISKIEAGRMSVSAETFAVDGLVADVTAATESLVGKKRNRLAVDLGPDLGEMHQDQTKIRQCLLNLVGNAAKFTEDGTVTLTVRRHAEAGADWLSFAVSDTGIGLTEEQIGRLFERFAQGDESTTRQFGGTGLGLAITRAFCRKMGGDIAVESEAGKGSTFTIRLPAVLTPEDAAEAEAEGALEPPEIPEHEEHDAVLLVDDDPAARELLQRHLEREGFRVRTANDGRDGLTLARALKPRAILLDIEMPRMDGWAVLHAIRNDPDLAGIPVIITSVVAEQGIGQALGATDYLVKPVDRERLKSLMERYRPNGVEGRVLVVDDDADARTRLRRTLARDGWSVTEAENGAAGLERFDAERPNLILLDLMMPEMDGFGFLRALRARPDGNVPVVVLTAKEITEAEKASLAAQADRVILKGSLSLAEIGRQLRALYAREAEAPVPSGMQGLIDRLAERDEPA comes from the coding sequence ATGAGCCGAGAGGACGAGAGACCGGAAGCCGGGATCGGCGAGGCCGATTACCGAAACCTCGCCGAGGCCCTGCCCCAGCTCGCCTGGATGGCCGAGCCCGACGGCACCATCGTCTGGTACAACCGGCGCTGGTACGACTACACCGGCACGACCTTCGACGAGATGCGCGACTGGGGCTGGCGCACGGTCCACGACCCCGAGCACGTCGCGGCGGTGACCGAGCGCTACCGGGCCGCCATCGCCGCGGGCGAGCCCTGGGAGGACACCTTCCCGCTGCGCGGCCGCGACGGCTGCTACCGCTGGTTCCTGTCCCAGGCCCTGCCGCACCGGGATGCGCGCGGGCGCATCCTGCGCTGGTACGGCACCAACACCGACGTCACGGGCACCCGCGCCGCGGAGGCCGGCCTGCGCCGCTCCGAGGCCCGGTTCCGGGCGCTCGTCGAGGCCTCGGCGGCGGTGATCTGGAACACGGACGCGGCCGGCGAGCTCCTGCCGCCGCAGCCCCGCTGGGCCGCCTATACGGGCCAGAGCGAGGAGGCCTACCGGGGCTGGGGCTGGGTCGATGCCGTCCACCCCGAGGACCGGGCCCACGCCGCCGAGGTCTGGGCCGCCTGCCTGGAGTCCCGCAAGCCCTACCAGGTCGAGTACCGGCTGCGCCGCGCCGACGGGCGCTGGCGCGACACCGAGGTGCGGGGCGTGCCGGTGCTGAACGAGGATGGCAGCATCCGCGAATGGGTCGGTCTCAACGTCGACATCACCGAGCGCAAGGAGGCCGAGGCCGAGGTGGAGCGCGCCCGCGCCGCGGCGGAGGCCGCCAATCTCGCCAAAAGCCAGTTCATCGCCAACATGAGCCACGAGCTGCGCACGCCGCTCTCGGCGGTGATCGGCTATTCCGAGATGCTCGGCGAGGAACTCGAGGATCTCGGCCAGTCCGAGCTCCTGCCGGACCTGCGCAAGATCGAGACGGCGGCGCGCCACCTCCTCAGCCTGATCAACGACGTCCTCGACATCTCGAAGATCGAGGCCGGGCGCATGAGCGTCTCGGCCGAGACCTTCGCGGTGGACGGCCTCGTCGCGGACGTGACCGCCGCCACCGAGAGCCTGGTGGGCAAGAAGCGCAACCGCCTCGCGGTCGACCTCGGCCCCGATCTCGGGGAGATGCACCAGGACCAGACCAAGATCCGCCAGTGCCTCCTGAACCTCGTCGGCAACGCCGCGAAGTTCACCGAGGACGGCACCGTCACGCTCACCGTGCGCCGCCACGCGGAGGCGGGGGCCGACTGGCTGAGCTTCGCCGTCTCCGACACCGGCATCGGGCTCACCGAGGAGCAGATCGGCCGCCTGTTCGAGCGTTTCGCGCAAGGGGACGAATCGACGACCCGCCAGTTCGGCGGCACCGGGCTCGGCCTCGCCATCACCCGGGCCTTCTGCCGCAAGATGGGGGGCGACATCGCGGTCGAGAGCGAGGCGGGGAAGGGCTCGACCTTCACGATCCGGCTCCCCGCCGTGCTGACGCCCGAGGACGCGGCCGAGGCTGAGGCCGAGGGGGCGCTGGAGCCGCCCGAGATCCCCGAGCACGAGGAGCACGACGCGGTGCTCCTCGTCGACGACGACCCGGCCGCGCGCGAGCTCCTGCAGCGCCACCTCGAGCGCGAGGGGTTCCGCGTGCGCACCGCCAATGACGGGCGGGACGGCCTGACGCTGGCGCGGGCGCTGAAGCCGCGGGCGATCCTCCTCGACATCGAGATGCCGCGCATGGACGGCTGGGCGGTGCTGCACGCGATCCGCAACGACCCGGACCTCGCCGGCATCCCCGTCATCATCACCTCGGTCGTGGCCGAGCAGGGGATCGGCCAGGCGCTGGGGGCCACCGACTACCTCGTCAAGCCGGTCGACCGGGAGCGCCTGAAGAGCCTGATGGAGCGCTACCGGCCGAACGGCGTCGAGGGCCGCGTCCTCGTGGTGGACGACGACGCGGATGCCCGCACCCGGCTGCGCCGGACGCTCGCCCGCGACGGCTGGAGCGTGACGGAGGCCGAGAACGGCGCGGCGGGGCTGGAGCGCTTCGACGCGGAGCGCCCGAACCTCATCCTCCTCGACCTGATGATGCCCGAGATGGACGGGTTCGGCTTCCTGCGGGCCCTGCGGGCGCGCCCGGACGGCAACGTGCCGGTGGTGGTGCTCACCGCCAAGGAGATCACCGAGGCCGAGAAGGCGAGCCTCGCGGCCCAGGCCGACCGGGTGATCCTGAAGGGCTCGCTGAGCCTCGCCGAGATCGGCCGGCAATTGCGCGCCCTCTACGCCCGGGAGGCCGAGGCCCCGGTGCCGAGCGGCATGCAGGGGCTGATCGACCGGCTCGCGGAGCGGGACGAACCGGCTTGA
- the rarD gene encoding EamA family transporter RarD: MGLVYALGAYLSWGLVVPLHFRLLGASSPGLILAQRIVWSSLFALALVLIWRARRPVPWPAPVRPRHALLGLSAGLIAVNWLLYLQAVNGGHLLDASLGYYINPLVSVGLGALVLGERLRPVQVVAVGIAALGVLTAVVMAGTLPWVALALAVSFSLYGLIRKVVGVDPTLGFLAETLLLAPFALAYWILTPEPSPREPGAVLLLALTGVTTALPLIWFAAAAGRLRLATLGLLQYLAPTCLLALSVLAFDERIAPHQVPLFGLIWIALVLYAADSWHAARRGSAK; this comes from the coding sequence TTGGGGCTCGTCTACGCGCTCGGCGCCTATCTGAGCTGGGGCCTCGTCGTCCCGCTGCATTTCCGGCTGCTCGGGGCCTCGAGCCCCGGCCTCATCCTCGCCCAGCGCATCGTCTGGTCGAGCCTGTTCGCGCTCGCCCTCGTGCTGATCTGGCGGGCGCGCCGGCCGGTCCCGTGGCCGGCGCCCGTGCGGCCCCGCCACGCCCTCCTCGGCCTGTCGGCCGGCCTCATCGCCGTGAACTGGCTGCTCTACCTCCAGGCCGTGAACGGCGGGCACCTCCTCGATGCGAGCCTCGGCTACTACATCAACCCCCTGGTCAGCGTCGGCCTCGGCGCGCTGGTGCTCGGCGAGCGCCTGCGCCCGGTCCAGGTCGTCGCGGTCGGCATCGCCGCCCTCGGGGTGCTGACCGCCGTCGTCATGGCCGGGACGCTGCCCTGGGTGGCGCTGGCGCTCGCCGTCAGCTTCTCCCTCTACGGCCTGATCCGGAAGGTCGTCGGGGTCGACCCCACCCTCGGCTTCCTCGCAGAGACCCTGCTGCTCGCCCCCTTCGCGCTCGCCTACTGGATCCTCACCCCGGAGCCGAGCCCGCGCGAGCCCGGCGCGGTCCTGCTCCTCGCGCTGACCGGCGTGACGACGGCGCTGCCGCTGATCTGGTTCGCGGCCGCCGCCGGGCGGCTGAGGCTCGCCACCCTCGGCCTGCTGCAATATCTCGCCCCGACCTGCCTCCTCGCCCTGAGCGTCCTCGCCTTCGACGAGCGGATCGCGCCGCACCAGGTGCCGCTGTTCGGCCTGATCTGGATCGCGCTCGTCCTCTACGCCGCCGATTCCTGGCACGCCGCGCGGCGCGGATCCGCGAAATGA
- a CDS encoding lipid-A-disaccharide synthase N-terminal domain-containing protein: protein MLIEISDHLRGYFYDVFVTRFDFWLVFGILAQLVFGSRFILQWVASERAGKSVMPLSFWFLSILGGLMTLAYGFVRKEPVIIIGQGLSTGIYLRNLALIFRERRRAGGG, encoded by the coding sequence GTGCTGATCGAGATCTCCGACCACCTGCGGGGCTATTTCTACGACGTCTTCGTCACCCGCTTCGATTTCTGGCTCGTGTTCGGCATCCTGGCGCAGCTCGTGTTCGGCTCGCGCTTCATCCTGCAATGGGTCGCGAGCGAGCGGGCGGGCAAGAGCGTGATGCCGCTCTCGTTCTGGTTCCTGTCGATCCTCGGCGGGCTGATGACGCTCGCCTACGGCTTCGTGCGCAAGGAGCCGGTGATCATCATCGGGCAGGGGCTCTCGACGGGGATCTACCTGCGCAACCTCGCCCTGATCTTCCGCGAGCGCCGCCGCGCCGGGGGCGGCTGA